Proteins encoded within one genomic window of Synechococcus sp. PCC 7335:
- the cimA gene encoding citramalate synthase: MNTPRQVLIYDTTLRDGIQRHGISCTFEDKIKILNRLAQLGIPFIEGGWPGANAVDTRLFDYLKTKPLLNTQVVAFGSTRRSHQKPSEDLTLQNLLNANTQWLTIFGKSWDLHVTDALKVSLGENLAMIQDSIEFLRANGRRVIYDAEHWFDGYQANPDYALKTLEAAVLGGADWIVLCDTNGGTLPKTVEAIVDKVRTWLQINHTDLIDPPQIGIHTHNDSGSAVTSSLFAVEAGARMVHGTINGYGERCGNADLCSVIPNLQLKMDYDCLSSEQLKTLAETSRFVSEIVNLAADDHAPYVGRSAFAHKGGIHISAVERNPKTYEHIEPSAVGNARHIVVSSSSGASTVLSKAKSYGITLRKNDPATRNIINRVKELEDQGYQFEAAEASFELLLRTELNLHQPLFQLRGFEVNYNVIQSDVQCNIGARAMIKAAVKGQEVLEVAECMGPVSALDKALHKALVRFFPAVETFYLTDYKVRILNSEAGTAAKVRVLVESSNGKQRWTTIGVSVNILEASYQAVAAGIEYGLYQAAKSRSAKTSTEKLPA, translated from the coding sequence ATGAACACCCCTCGCCAAGTTCTCATCTACGATACAACGCTTAGAGATGGCATCCAGCGACACGGTATTTCCTGCACCTTCGAAGACAAGATAAAAATTCTCAATCGTCTTGCTCAACTTGGCATTCCTTTTATCGAAGGCGGCTGGCCTGGTGCAAATGCTGTTGATACTCGGCTTTTCGACTATTTGAAAACAAAGCCTCTGCTCAACACCCAAGTTGTTGCCTTTGGCTCTACTCGGCGATCGCATCAAAAGCCCTCAGAAGATCTGACGCTGCAAAACTTGCTAAACGCCAATACCCAATGGCTGACAATCTTTGGTAAATCCTGGGATCTCCATGTGACCGATGCGCTCAAAGTCAGCCTTGGCGAAAATTTAGCGATGATTCAAGATTCTATCGAATTCTTACGCGCTAACGGACGTCGAGTCATCTATGACGCTGAGCATTGGTTTGATGGCTACCAGGCGAACCCTGACTATGCACTTAAAACGCTAGAGGCTGCTGTACTGGGCGGCGCTGATTGGATAGTCCTTTGCGATACTAACGGCGGCACCCTACCTAAAACAGTCGAAGCCATCGTAGATAAGGTTCGCACTTGGCTGCAGATCAACCACACCGATCTTATCGATCCACCCCAGATTGGTATTCACACCCATAACGACAGCGGCAGCGCTGTTACTAGCTCGCTCTTTGCGGTAGAGGCAGGCGCCAGAATGGTCCATGGGACTATCAACGGCTACGGCGAACGCTGCGGCAACGCTGATCTGTGCAGTGTCATTCCAAACCTACAGCTCAAGATGGACTATGACTGCCTGTCTTCTGAGCAGTTGAAAACCCTAGCTGAAACGAGTCGATTCGTGAGCGAAATAGTCAACTTGGCAGCGGATGATCACGCGCCTTATGTTGGCCGTTCCGCTTTTGCTCACAAGGGCGGAATTCATATCAGCGCGGTAGAACGTAATCCCAAAACCTACGAACATATTGAACCGAGTGCAGTTGGTAATGCCCGGCACATTGTCGTCTCTAGCTCATCTGGAGCTAGCACCGTTCTCTCCAAAGCCAAGAGCTACGGTATCACCCTTAGAAAGAACGATCCGGCTACTCGAAACATCATTAACCGTGTCAAAGAATTAGAGGATCAAGGCTACCAGTTTGAAGCGGCTGAAGCTAGCTTTGAGCTGCTGCTACGTACAGAACTGAACCTACATCAGCCACTGTTTCAGCTACGCGGCTTTGAAGTCAATTACAACGTGATTCAGTCGGACGTGCAATGCAACATCGGGGCTCGCGCCATGATCAAAGCAGCGGTGAAAGGGCAAGAAGTGCTAGAAGTTGCCGAATGTATGGGCCCGGTATCGGCGTTGGATAAGGCGTTGCACAAAGCACTGGTCCGGTTCTTCCCGGCGGTGGAAACCTTCTATCTAACTGACTACAAAGTTCGCATTCTCAATAGCGAGGCGGGTACGGCGGCAAAAGTCCGAGTACTTGTAGAATCTAGCAACGGAAAACAGAGATGGACCACAATTGGGGTATCAGTCAATATACTAGAGGCCTCTTATCAGGCAGTGGCTGCTGGCATTGAGTACGGACTATACCAAGCGGCCAAAAGCCGATCAGCTAAAACAAGTACAGAGAAACTGCCTGCATAA
- a CDS encoding AI-2E family transporter, with translation MEDHPLWKHLATSSLLRYLLLFVCGWAAVALLEYFETVIIIFTAATILAFLLSYPVRWLRRFLPHGVAVSIVFAIALMVIGGLITTIALVVLSQGQPLIDNLSDFLTSLTPRIEALEQFLQRRNLPVDLQSLGAQFRDQAVGLLGVGVNLLQGLVNNFLHSVLIAVVTLFMLFDGARLWYFLIKRLPLDQQRRITETVQDSFLGFFWGRLLLSIFFGVSTFVVFLLLGVPYAPTLAVIAGVFDLIPGIGATLGVSLISLFLLSQSILLATQSIVICVVLQQVEENLLLPRIMKDSLNINPVVMFFALIVGARIAGVLGIFLSIPVASTIINLLEIDEMKGSAAVSSSAAKTKS, from the coding sequence ATGGAAGACCATCCGCTTTGGAAACACCTAGCAACATCCTCACTGTTGCGTTATTTGTTGTTGTTTGTCTGCGGGTGGGCGGCGGTAGCGCTTCTAGAATATTTTGAAACCGTCATTATCATCTTCACTGCTGCGACGATTTTAGCTTTTTTGCTGAGTTATCCGGTGCGTTGGCTACGACGGTTTTTGCCGCACGGCGTTGCTGTTTCGATTGTCTTTGCGATCGCCTTGATGGTAATTGGCGGCCTCATTACGACAATTGCGCTGGTTGTGCTCTCTCAGGGTCAGCCACTCATTGACAACCTCTCTGACTTCCTAACTTCTTTGACGCCTCGGATCGAAGCCTTAGAACAATTTCTTCAACGGCGAAATCTACCTGTTGATCTGCAGTCTCTGGGTGCTCAGTTTCGCGATCAGGCGGTTGGCCTACTTGGCGTAGGCGTAAATTTGTTGCAAGGTCTAGTGAATAATTTTCTACACTCGGTTCTGATTGCTGTAGTGACTTTGTTCATGCTGTTTGACGGTGCACGGCTGTGGTATTTCCTCATCAAAAGGCTACCGCTAGACCAACAGAGGCGGATTACAGAAACTGTTCAAGATAGTTTCTTAGGGTTCTTTTGGGGACGGCTACTTCTTTCTATCTTCTTCGGTGTGTCAACGTTTGTTGTTTTTCTATTACTAGGCGTACCCTATGCACCGACGCTGGCCGTTATTGCTGGAGTGTTTGATCTAATTCCGGGTATCGGTGCAACCCTAGGTGTTAGCTTAATCTCACTATTCCTACTATCGCAAAGTATCTTACTAGCTACGCAGTCAATCGTGATTTGCGTAGTGCTTCAGCAGGTAGAAGAGAATTTGTTGCTGCCGCGCATCATGAAAGACTCATTAAACATCAATCCTGTGGTGATGTTCTTTGCGCTAATTGTGGGTGCACGAATCGCAGGTGTCTTAGGAATTTTCTTGTCTATTCCAGTCGCTAGCACTATCATCAACTTATTAGAAATTGATGAAATGAAGGGCAGCGCTGCGGTATCTAGTTCCGCCGCCAAAACCAAATCTTAG